The Lycium barbarum isolate Lr01 chromosome 9, ASM1917538v2, whole genome shotgun sequence genome has a segment encoding these proteins:
- the LOC132611634 gene encoding uncharacterized protein LOC132611634, translating to MACLHPAKSFGNFDKKKVIRLAEYYPNEFDSNKLRDLSCLLDNFIVYVRGSDKRFFNMKGITDLAKVLVQSELHQTWPLVYLLIKLTLILPVATASVERAFSSMKYIKNELPSSMSDEFLNGCLVCYVERGIFATISNDAIIHHFQKMKSRRAQL from the coding sequence ATGGCTTGTTTACATCCAGCTAAGTCATTTGGTAATTTTGATAAGAAAAAGGTAATCAGGTTGGCTGAATATTATCCGAATGAGTTTGATAGCAACAAGCTTCGAGATCTCAGTTGCCTACTTGATAATTTCATAGTGTATGTTCGAGGTTCTGATAAGAGATTTTTCAATATGAAGGGTATTACTGATCTTGCTAAAGTACTGGTTCAATCAGAATTGCACCAGACCTGGCCacttgtttatttgcttatcaAGTTGACTCTTATTCTTCCAGTTGCTACTGCTTCTGTGGAACGAGCTTTCTCATCGATGAAGTACATCAAAAATGAACTCCCCAGCAGTATGAGTGATGAATTTTTAAATGGTTGTTTAGTCTGCTATGTAGAGCGTGGGATATTTGCAACTATAAGTAATGATGCTATTATTCATCATTTTCAGAAAATGAAAAGTCGTCGAGCgcagttgtga